In the genome of Coregonus clupeaformis isolate EN_2021a unplaced genomic scaffold, ASM2061545v1 scaf3852, whole genome shotgun sequence, the window gagagggagagaagaggagagggagagaagaggagagaagaggagagggagagaagatgagagaagaggagagggagagaagagggagagaagaggagagaagaggagagggagagaagaggagagggagagaagaggagagaaggcggCAGTAAGGAGTAAAAaggacaggaggggagataaGGTACATTATGTGCCTTCAACTATCCTGTGTGTGTTGGGAGGTGGTGGGTATTGTTAGAGTGCGGTCACCTGACAGCGTAAGTCATCCTATCAGGCCTCAGGGCTCTCATCATGATGAGTTTCTGTAGGGAACTTTTTGTTTTCCACTCTTGAGGAAACTTCTCTTTCTCCGGACACTCGGACTCTACCACCTTTTTCCAGCGTTTAGGGGAGCCCTCGATGTCCCGGTCCAAACCACGAAACTCATCAGTGAAACTCATTGtctagaggagaagaggggaaatgcatgtttgtgtgtttgagtatgagtgtgagagtgagagtgtgtgtgtgtgtgtgtgtgtgtgtgtacctttatGGCACTCCAGGCCTGGTTGGAGAGGAAATCTACAGGACAGATGTAGCTGTGGTCGATGTTGAAGCGGAGCAGGAAATCTAGTACTCGTACGTCTATCTCCTTACTCATCAGCAACAACTGGAGAACAGGGAACACACTGTTAGAACTaggaaaacacacagacacacacacagccccctctcccccacacacacacacctggaaggCGAGTTGAGCAGTGAAGGTGAGTTTGTCTCTCTCAAACAGGCCTCTGCTGATGTAGTTGAAGGTGGAGTAGGTGATGTCGTCTATTAGAGTGTTAACTCTGCTCCTCACGTCCTCACACACCTCTGCCTGCTCCACCGCCTTGTGGAACACCACGTTAAACGCCTACagggagggagttagagggagaCAGTGAAAGAGAAAGATAAGCCTAGATCAGCAAGAAAGCTATAATCTATTTGTTATCTGGTCTGTACTGGTCCATTCGGACAGGTCTCGAattacctgtataaataaaggttaaatgagGCTGAACTGGTACATGGGGTTGATCTTGTTGAGGTCATTCATGATGAAGTAGAGCAGAGAGGATCTGACCGCTACGGGGCGGTAGTGTTCTCTAGCCTCGTTGATCTTCACCTCGTTCACCTTCGCCTCCAGAACCTACATCCCAAAACAGCATATTATCGATCAGCACAGTTTAGCTATTTATCTGTCtcatttctctcttctctctctctctctctgtaatgctGACCTGGCTGAGGCTGCAGACAAATTAGAAGCCATCAGGaagaaactctctctctctctctctctctctctctctctctctctctctctctcactctctcactctctcactctctcactctctcactctctctctctctctctctctctctctctctctctctctctctctctctctctctctctctctctctctctctctctctctctctctctctctcgctctctctctctctctctctcaccttcatcTCGATCTCTGCGGCCGTGTGTTTGGTGGTCTCTAGTTTCTCCACCAGGACGTTGTCTCCTAGGAAGTTGCTCTCAGCAGCAGAGAGACGCCCCAGCAGTTCATCCTCCAACAGCTTCAGCTCGATCTTAAACAGGTTCTGCTGCTTGGTCAGGTCACTCTGCAACCAttatacaaccacaacacaaccccaACCATTATTAACAAACTTTAATAATataaatcatttagcagacacttttatccaaagcaacttaccaTCATTTCATGCCTACATTTTACATGTGGGTGGCCCCAGgattcaaacccacaaccctggtgttataagcaccctgctctaccaactgagccatacagtaTCACAACTATGCAGAAACCAACCACAACCAAACTTCAAGTGTCATTTTGTGAACACGTTGTAACCATATGAGGTCAAGAAGGAAGAGGCTGAGAGAGCCAGAAAGGACAGGGGACATAGCCATCTATCCCACCTTGAGGTGCTCGAGATCGGGCCTCTCCAGATTGACCACCTGGGCCAGCAGCTGGTCCTCCAGGCCATCTCTTGTAACAGTGAAGTTGATGAGGGTGGTCTGGGCCTGGATCTCAGGCTTATAGTGGGGGTTAGCCAGCTTAGTGTGGAGGATCAGTCTGAACGCTGGGTGGAAGAAACACTCTTTATCCCCCACCTTTatacaactggtggagagagagggagagggtgagaggaggagtgtgtATTACCAGCCCTTtttgatgattgtgtgtgtgtgtgtgtgtgtgtgtgtgtgtgtgtgtgtgtgtgtgtgtgtgtgtgtgtgtgtgtgtgtgtgtgtgtgtgtgagtgtgagtataTGTTACCTGCCCTTCTTGATGGTGTGTCGTCCCAGTAGAGGGTCTATGACAGGGTCGATGGTCTCCTCCAGATTCTCTATGagaacagtgtctcctgtcaccACTGCCTGCTCTATCACATCCACATACCTGGGAAAATGGGCCTTAGGTAGAACACATCAAACAtacctacatacagtggggaaaaaaagtatttagtcagccaccaattgtgcaagttctcccacttaaaaagatgagagaggcctgtaattttcatcacaggtacacgtcaactatgacagacaaattgagatttttttttctccagaaaatcacattgtaggatttttaatgaatttatttgcaaattatggtggaaaataagtatttggtcacctacaaacaagcaagatttctggctctcacagacctgtaacttcttctttaagaggctcctctgtcctccactagttacctgtattaatggcacctgtttgaacttgttatcagtataaaagacacctgtccacaacctcaaacagtcacactccaaactccactatggccaagaccaaagagctgtcaaaggacaccagaaacaaaattgtagacctgcaccaggctgggaagactgaatctgcaataggtaagcagcttggtttgaagaaatcaactgtgggagcaattattaggaaatggaagacatacaagaccactgataatctccctcgatctggggctccacgcaagatctcaccccgtggggtcaaaatgatcacaagaacggtgagcaaaaatcccagaaccacacggggggacctagtgaatgacctgcagagagctgggaccaaagtaacaaagcctaccatcagtaacacactacgccgccagggactcaaatcctacagtgccagacgtgtccccctgcttaagccagtacatgtccaggcccgtctgaagtttgctagagtgcatttggatgatccagaagaggattgggagaatgtcatatggtcagatgaaaccaaaatataactttttggtaaaaactcaactcgtcgtgtttggaggacaaagaatgctgagttgcatccaaagaacaccatacctactgtgaagcatgggggtggaaacatcatgctttggggctgtttttctgcaaagggaccaggacgactgatccgtgtaaaggaaagaatgaatggggccatgtatcgtgagattttgagtgaaaacctccttccatcagcaagggcattgaagatgaaacgtggctgggtctttcagcatgacaatgatcccaaacacaccgcccgggcaacgaaggagtggcttcgtaagaagcatttcaaggtcctggagtggcctagccagtctccagatctcaaccccatagaaaatctttggagggagttgaaagtccgtgttgcccagcgacagccccaaaacatcactgctctagaggagatctgcatggaggaatgggccaaaataccagcaacagtgtgtgaaaaccttgtgaagacttacagaaaacgtttgacctgtgtcattgccaacaaagggtatataacaaagtattgagaaacttttgttattgaccaaatacttattttccaccataatttgcaaataaattcataaaaaatcctacaatgtgattttctggatttttttttctcattttgtctgtcatagttgacgtgtacctatgatgaaaattacaggcctctctcatctttttaagtgagagaacatgcacaattggtggctgactaaatacttttttcccccactgtacctactgagAGAGCAAGCTTAACAGATACGTCTGTTTGGGTGAGCCAttcaggagaggggagagtaggatggagggatgacagaggagaggagtgcgATCTCACCCTTTCTCTCCCAGGCTGACAACCTTGAGGCTGTTGCCATAGCGAATCTTGATCCACTTGATGCCCTGCAGTTGGGGGTCAATGAGCAGTGGCCAGCGTTCACCTGGGAGCATACAAAGAAGGAACAAACATTGATGAGCTAATGTGGCAATTGCTATAcgtttacagatgtaggatcttaatttgagccagtttgctacagcaggataaTAATCCTgttgcaacaggaaatgtgaattattatgaggtttatataattaatggacatttatgTAAGGGAAAATccagtctgaaatttcaaagtggaaattaccaaCTACAGAAGCCCTTTTAAACCTCAAATTGCAGGAAAGTTCACCTGCATCAGGGTGATCAAgttaagatcttacatctgtagcATGGACATAAAGGTGTAGATAGTGTAAAACGTTCTCTACGCTCACAGTTGGTGAGGATGGTGGCGTTCTGAGTGGACATCTTGTCTCCCGGCAACCCCTCGTTGTTCCACTGAGCCACGGTAGCATCATCAGTCAGCATACACACTGGATCTAACCCCTCTGTCATTGGGATGGGGatctgagagagggaggagacgagaggaggagaggtctGCTAGCATACACACTGGATTTAACCCCTCTGTCATTGGGATGGGAATCTGAGAGGGAAGGGAATAGGAGAGGGGGAgcataagagagagagaagagatgagaggagtgAAGGACCTTCTGGCCACGTAGGAAGGGCATCCAGAGGTTCTCCAGGAGTTCTCTGCGGTACTTCTTAGAGAAGGATCCAGCGTAGGAGATGAAGGCTGCAGTCAGCAGAATGTCTCCACACTGAGTCTCCTCCTGCTCATGGTACCCAGCTACAGAGTGGGCCCAACGCACATTCTCCgactgaaacacacacaaacattatccACCAATGGAAAAACGTGCTGTTAATGTTTGGAAACCTTCTGAAGTAGCATGACAACAAACAAACGGAGCTCCTATTGGTCAGCCAGCTCCTCACCTCAAGTCCTTTGACGAGGCGATTGGCCAGTTCGATGGTCTTGTTGGTGTGGTTGACCTCGTCCTGACAGCGAAGCTTCTCAGAGGTAGCCTTCTCAAACGCAGCCGTCAGGGTGTCCCGACTACTGTCCAActcctacaacacacacacagttaaggaaaaatatgagagagagagagagagagagagagaaaaaagagagagagagagaggagagagagagagagagagactcacagcTAGTTTCTTCCTAATGGCTTCTAGTTTGTCT includes:
- the LOC123490406 gene encoding dynein beta chain, ciliary-like (The sequence of the model RefSeq protein was modified relative to this genomic sequence to represent the inferred CDS: added 79 bases not found in genome assembly), which translates into the protein FNVVFHKAVEQAEVCEDVRSRVNTLIDDITYSTFNYISRGLFERDKLTFTAQLAFQLLLMSKEIDVRVLDFLLRFNIDHSYICPVDFLSNQAWSAIKTMSFTDEFRGLDRDIEGSPKRWKKVVESECPEKEKFPQEWKTKSSLQKLIMMRALRPDRMTYAVRNFVEEKLGVKYTEGRKTEFAKSFRES